The following proteins are co-located in the Maridesulfovibrio sp. genome:
- a CDS encoding MBOAT family O-acyltransferase, with the protein MTFFCYVKKYVFVSFIPALPFVYAAVGLSYVVLRILHLCMERYYGTIERPLPLSSYFNYTTNFTALVSGPIQYYSDFERDFSDLGNYRLDDEELRDTFNRLFVGFIKVYGIAPILYDSVSRYLNLNSLMGVHGYNFIVFVAIFSVTSFVYIVYLYLNFSGYMDIVCAFARLCGIRMPENFNKPFKATNFIDFWTRWHITLGLWLKRYIFNPLLHFLISRYGSPSTTILMGILAYFITFVVLGLWHGSTIIFVYCGLYLGLGVSINKLYQDLSRKKLGKKRVKKLKANQFYVALCRGLTIASFTLTGFFLWVPSSATPLIFGKFFMLAFAASFVLIAVGFSFYALAEDICMRVAGKLMLNERCSMSVLKHLGSGVLFFFFVYSVISQCNNAPTFVYEAF; encoded by the coding sequence TTGACTTTTTTCTGTTATGTTAAGAAATACGTTTTTGTCAGCTTTATTCCAGCCCTTCCTTTTGTCTATGCTGCCGTGGGGCTTTCTTATGTTGTTCTGCGCATACTGCATCTTTGTATGGAAAGGTATTATGGAACAATAGAGCGGCCACTTCCCCTTAGTTCGTATTTTAACTACACGACCAATTTTACCGCGCTTGTCTCCGGACCGATTCAATATTATTCCGATTTCGAGCGTGATTTTAGTGACCTAGGCAATTACAGGTTGGATGATGAGGAACTTCGGGACACATTCAATCGTTTATTTGTAGGGTTTATCAAGGTCTACGGCATTGCCCCCATACTTTATGACAGTGTATCAAGGTATCTTAACCTGAATTCATTGATGGGTGTGCATGGGTACAATTTTATTGTTTTTGTGGCTATTTTTTCGGTTACCTCTTTTGTCTATATCGTATACCTTTATCTTAATTTTTCTGGGTATATGGATATTGTCTGCGCATTTGCCAGACTTTGCGGCATCCGCATGCCGGAAAACTTTAATAAGCCATTTAAGGCCACTAATTTTATCGACTTCTGGACCAGATGGCACATAACCCTAGGACTGTGGCTTAAAAGGTATATTTTTAACCCCCTGCTGCATTTTCTGATCTCACGATACGGTTCTCCTAGCACCACCATTCTGATGGGGATTCTGGCCTATTTCATAACATTTGTAGTTCTTGGGCTGTGGCATGGCTCCACGATTATCTTTGTCTACTGTGGTTTATATCTCGGTCTGGGAGTCAGCATCAATAAGCTTTATCAGGATTTGTCCCGCAAAAAACTGGGTAAAAAGCGTGTTAAAAAGTTAAAGGCCAATCAGTTTTATGTTGCTTTGTGTCGCGGGTTGACTATTGCCAGTTTTACTTTGACCGGATTTTTCCTCTGGGTACCCAGCAGTGCTACTCCTCTGATTTTCGGTAAGTTCTTTATGCTTGCATTTGCGGCTTCGTTTGTGTTGATCGCAGTGGGCTTTTCTTTCTATGCTCTCGCTGAGGATATTTGCATGCGTGTGGCTGGTAAGTTGATGTTGAATGAACGCTGTTCCATGTCTGTTCTCAAGCATTTGGGCTCCGGGGTATTGTTTTTCTTTTTCGTATATTCAGTGATCAGCCAGTGTAACAATGCTCCGACTTTTGTTTATGAGGCATTTTAA
- a CDS encoding SGNH/GDSL hydrolase family protein yields MKSFFKALKYLFIFTLIMAVCLELASYAYIHILSPRTQLPSYSWDNVKGAFWQDINHEIGVWHKPNSKYVHKKTCSEVLNSANSFGMRDKERSLSSNSTRVAVLGDSYMEGFYIPASKRVSDLLENNLGIEFLNFSVAGIGTLQEYLLYKSMVTKFDHNAVLIGILPQNDLTDNLSSSYSRPCRRPYLSGEYPNFTIEYTQEQLGSKERDPNKEFLYGFLREFSYTYVAARNFYHLLKQKNAVPQTAASDFTQSFYYDFTQRQWDGLKFSIEKLAAAADGKPVLLFTIPSYNDFQAYKDATPPLSEKLNKLAKQLNVGYVDLLPEMANSVEDPRKLYLECDWHFSEYGNYVSTTILEPAVQNMLNKL; encoded by the coding sequence ATGAAATCTTTCTTTAAGGCGCTTAAGTACCTGTTCATTTTTACTTTGATCATGGCAGTTTGCCTTGAATTGGCAAGCTATGCCTACATTCATATCCTCTCACCGAGAACCCAATTGCCTTCATATTCATGGGACAATGTAAAGGGGGCCTTCTGGCAGGATATAAACCATGAAATCGGTGTATGGCACAAGCCCAACTCAAAGTATGTACACAAAAAAACGTGCTCGGAAGTGCTGAATTCAGCCAACTCCTTTGGCATGCGCGACAAGGAAAGAAGCCTCTCTTCAAACTCAACCAGAGTGGCTGTTCTCGGCGACTCCTATATGGAAGGTTTCTATATTCCCGCCTCAAAACGGGTTTCAGATCTCCTGGAAAACAATCTTGGAATTGAATTTCTCAATTTCTCAGTAGCAGGGATAGGAACTCTTCAGGAATATCTGCTCTACAAATCCATGGTGACTAAGTTTGACCATAATGCCGTTCTGATTGGTATACTGCCGCAGAATGACCTTACGGACAATCTCAGCTCCAGCTACAGCCGTCCCTGCAGACGTCCATATCTTTCCGGGGAATATCCCAATTTTACCATTGAATATACCCAGGAGCAGCTCGGCAGCAAGGAACGCGATCCGAACAAGGAATTTTTATATGGTTTCCTGCGAGAATTCAGCTACACATATGTTGCCGCACGCAATTTTTACCATCTCTTAAAGCAAAAAAATGCAGTTCCTCAGACAGCAGCTTCGGACTTCACGCAGTCATTTTACTATGATTTTACCCAGAGACAATGGGACGGCCTGAAATTCAGTATTGAAAAACTCGCAGCTGCCGCAGACGGCAAGCCGGTACTTCTGTTCACTATCCCGAGCTACAACGACTTTCAGGCATACAAAGACGCCACTCCGCCCTTGTCTGAAAAGCTCAACAAGCTCGCCAAACAGCTTAATGTCGGATATGTGGATTTATTGCCGGAAATGGCTAACTCTGTTGAAGATCCCAGAAAGCTTTACCTTGAATGCGACTGGCACTTCAGCGAATACGGCAACTACGTGAGCACAACCATACTTGAGCCTGCAGTTCAAAACATGCTCAACAAGCTTTAA
- a CDS encoding carbamoyltransferase codes for MPEAILGISAFYHDSAAVLIMDGEIVAAAQEERFTRIKHDSAFPVNAAKYVLAEAGLTLKDITAISFYDKPYLKFERLLETYNGFAPSGVQSFLSSIPVWIKEKLFMRRMLKDELAKIGKGTPQILFPEHHLSHAASAFYPSPFEDAAILTVDGVGEWATTTICKGKGKDITVLKELHFPHSVGLLYSAFTAFCGFRVNSGEYKLMGLAPYGNPSAKRIQKWKEKIYDQLIDVREDGSLLLNMDYFNYATGMTMFKKAPWEKLFEIPAREPESDIRQEYMDLAYTIQQVTEELVFKLAETARELTGCKNLVMAGGVALNCVANGKLLRKATFDNIWIQPAAGDAGGALGAALAAHHIWKGHERTTHTTDAMKGAYLGPEFSRNDTLRTARKYNAPFKEFDSSEEMYAHVADLLAEGNVVGWFQGRMEYGPRALGGRSILGDPRNPEMQKKLNLKIKYREGFRPFAPSVKEEKIDSWFQLDRPSPYMLIVAPVAKQTQHPLPEGYDQMEMYDRLYVQRSTIPAITHVDYSARIQSVSKSTNPRYWGLIDTFGKNHGCDLVVNTSFNVRGEPIVCTPEDAYTCFMRTEMDYLVVGDILFCKTEQPKWDDDREWLNQFELD; via the coding sequence ATGCCTGAAGCAATACTCGGAATATCAGCTTTCTACCATGACTCTGCTGCGGTACTGATCATGGATGGAGAAATCGTCGCGGCAGCACAGGAAGAGCGTTTTACCAGAATCAAGCACGACTCTGCTTTTCCGGTAAACGCAGCTAAATACGTTCTCGCTGAAGCAGGACTTACCCTGAAAGACATCACAGCTATTTCTTTCTATGATAAGCCCTATCTCAAATTTGAGCGTTTGCTTGAAACCTACAACGGTTTCGCTCCCAGCGGCGTTCAGAGCTTCCTTTCCTCCATTCCGGTCTGGATCAAGGAAAAGCTGTTTATGAGGAGAATGCTTAAAGATGAATTGGCTAAAATTGGTAAAGGAACTCCGCAGATTCTTTTCCCGGAGCACCACCTTTCCCATGCCGCCAGCGCTTTTTATCCCTCGCCTTTTGAAGATGCCGCAATCCTGACCGTTGACGGTGTCGGTGAATGGGCAACCACCACCATCTGCAAAGGAAAAGGAAAGGACATCACTGTTCTTAAAGAACTTCACTTTCCTCACTCGGTCGGGCTGCTTTACTCCGCATTTACAGCTTTCTGCGGCTTCCGGGTCAACTCCGGTGAATACAAACTCATGGGGCTAGCTCCTTACGGCAACCCTTCTGCAAAGCGTATTCAGAAGTGGAAAGAAAAGATTTACGATCAACTGATCGATGTCCGTGAAGACGGTTCCCTGCTGCTGAACATGGATTACTTCAACTATGCCACCGGCATGACCATGTTCAAAAAGGCACCATGGGAAAAACTATTCGAAATCCCGGCCAGAGAGCCTGAATCAGATATTCGTCAGGAATACATGGATCTTGCTTACACTATTCAGCAAGTCACTGAAGAACTCGTGTTCAAACTTGCAGAAACAGCTCGTGAGCTTACTGGATGCAAGAATCTGGTAATGGCCGGCGGGGTTGCACTGAACTGTGTTGCAAACGGTAAACTGCTCAGAAAGGCCACTTTTGACAACATCTGGATTCAGCCCGCTGCCGGTGACGCAGGCGGAGCTCTTGGAGCAGCTTTGGCGGCCCACCACATATGGAAAGGGCACGAACGCACTACGCACACCACAGACGCAATGAAAGGTGCATATCTTGGCCCTGAATTTTCCCGCAACGACACCCTGCGAACTGCGCGCAAGTACAATGCACCCTTCAAAGAATTTGATTCTTCCGAAGAGATGTATGCCCACGTTGCTGATCTTCTTGCTGAAGGAAATGTCGTGGGCTGGTTTCAAGGACGCATGGAATACGGTCCGCGCGCTCTGGGCGGACGTTCCATCCTAGGCGATCCACGCAATCCTGAGATGCAGAAAAAGCTCAATCTCAAGATTAAATACCGCGAAGGGTTCCGGCCTTTTGCTCCCTCGGTCAAAGAAGAAAAAATTGACAGCTGGTTTCAGCTGGACCGTCCCTCTCCATACATGCTGATTGTTGCTCCTGTAGCTAAACAGACACAGCACCCTCTGCCCGAGGGCTATGACCAGATGGAAATGTACGACCGTCTTTACGTGCAGCGTTCCACCATCCCGGCAATCACCCACGTGGACTATTCTGCGCGTATCCAGTCAGTCAGCAAAAGCACCAACCCCCGCTACTGGGGACTTATCGATACTTTCGGTAAGAATCACGGCTGTGACCTGGTTGTTAACACCAGCTTCAATGTTCGCGGAGAGCCAATTGTCTGTACACCTGAAGATGCATACACATGCTTCATGCGCACAGAGATGGACTATCTTGTCGTCGGCGACATTCTTTTCTGCAAAACAGAGCAGCCTAAATGGGATGATGACCGCGAATGGTTGAATCAGTTTGAACTTGATTAA
- a CDS encoding DUF5989 family protein: MDFLKDLWGFLSVRKKFWLLPVIIVLLFFGILIVLTSGTAISPFIYTIF; the protein is encoded by the coding sequence ATGGATTTCTTAAAAGACCTCTGGGGCTTCCTTAGCGTGCGTAAAAAATTCTGGCTGCTTCCTGTTATAATCGTACTTCTCTTTTTCGGTATATTGATTGTCCTGACCAGCGGCACAGCTATTTCACCTTTTATTTACACTATCTTCTAA
- a CDS encoding SxtJ family membrane protein, with protein sequence MSNNNQNTNGFFPAKISTKEASDTGMAMTLIALIAGLIISDRIYFQGAVVLLLITMTVPKIYKPIAFLWLGFSNLLGTVMSKIILTATFFLVVTPLALFRRLFRHDPMASRKWKKGSESVFVERNHKYSAAELEQPF encoded by the coding sequence ATGAGTAATAACAACCAAAACACAAACGGTTTCTTCCCTGCTAAAATTTCCACCAAGGAAGCATCCGATACCGGCATGGCTATGACCCTCATCGCGCTGATTGCCGGTCTGATCATTTCTGATAGAATTTATTTTCAGGGGGCAGTTGTATTACTGCTGATAACCATGACAGTTCCCAAGATTTATAAACCAATCGCATTTTTATGGCTTGGTTTTTCAAATCTTCTAGGAACCGTGATGTCCAAGATCATACTTACTGCTACTTTTTTTCTAGTGGTAACCCCGCTTGCGTTATTCAGAAGACTCTTCAGACATGATCCAATGGCATCCCGCAAATGGAAAAAAGGTTCTGAATCAGTTTTTGTTGAACGTAACCACAAATATTCTGCTGCTGAACTTGAGCAGCCTTTTTAG